A stretch of Sinorhizobium meliloti DNA encodes these proteins:
- a CDS encoding glutathione S-transferase family protein yields the protein MTAPIELYYWPTPNGWKITIMLEELGVPYVVKYINIGRGDQFQPDFLKISPNNRMPAIVDPDGPGGESISVFESGAILQYLGRKYGKFYPSDERARVDVEQWLFWQVGGLGPMAGQAHHFRQYAPERIAYGIDRYTNEVNRLYGVMNKRLADRPFLAGDYSIADMAAIGWVIPHENQGQDLNEFPNLKRWFDAVLARPAVKKAIEVGKEERARQKSLAEDEEAQKVLFGQRAR from the coding sequence ATGACCGCTCCGATCGAGCTTTATTATTGGCCCACGCCGAACGGCTGGAAGATCACCATAATGCTGGAGGAGCTCGGCGTTCCCTACGTCGTCAAGTACATAAATATCGGCCGGGGCGATCAGTTCCAGCCGGACTTCCTGAAGATCTCGCCGAACAACCGGATGCCGGCGATCGTCGATCCGGACGGTCCGGGTGGCGAGTCCATCTCCGTATTCGAATCAGGAGCGATCCTGCAGTATCTCGGCCGCAAATACGGCAAGTTCTATCCGTCCGACGAGCGCGCCCGTGTCGACGTCGAGCAATGGCTCTTCTGGCAGGTGGGCGGACTGGGGCCGATGGCGGGGCAGGCACACCACTTCCGCCAATATGCCCCGGAAAGGATCGCCTACGGCATCGACCGCTATACCAATGAAGTGAACCGCCTCTACGGCGTGATGAACAAGAGGCTCGCCGACCGACCGTTCCTCGCTGGCGATTACTCGATCGCAGACATGGCCGCGATCGGCTGGGTGATTCCGCACGAGAATCAGGGCCAGGACCTCAACGAATTCCCGAATCTGAAGCGCTGGTTCGACGCCGTGCTTGCGCGACCGGCGGTGAAGAAGGCCATCGAGGTGGGCAAGGAGGAGCGGGCCCGCCAGAAGAGCCTCGCCGAGGACGAAGAGGCGCAGAAGGTTCTGTTCGGCCAACGCGCCCGCTGA